CCTCGATATCGGCGGCCAGCCGGAACCGCTTTACGTGATGGGCATCGATGCGGATGAGGCCCGCGTGCTGGTCGGCCCGCGCCGCATGCTTGCTGTCGCGAGCGCCGAAGTGATCGAGACCAACCGCATCGGCCCGCTACCCGATGCGCCGCTGACAGCCAAGGTCCGCTCCATGGCCAAGCCCGTACCGGTCAGGCTGGATGGCGCGCTGGGTGACGGCAAGACCGTGACATTGCGCTTCGACCAGCCGGAACTGGGCGTCTCGCCCGGCCAGGCCGCCGTCATCTATGCCGGTGAGCGCGTGGTAGGCGGAGGCTGGATCGAGGATACGGACAAGGCCTGATGGGCTGGTTGCGGGACAAGTGGAACAGCCGCAACTGGATGCTGGTGCCGCTGATCCTCGCCGTGCCGGTGGTGGCGTTCATCTATGTCTGGCTCGATCCTTACGGCCCGCCGGAGGGAAGCGAGTCCCGCCCGCCGACATTCGAGGTGTTCCTGCCAGACCTCTGGCCCGGCGATCCGGACAGCGAACCGACGCGCGGCATGGACTTCGTCGCCAGTATCTATGGCACCGTAATTGAAGCGCCCGTGCTGCGGGCAGGGATGGTCGATGCCCGCGTCGGGCGCGGGTCGACGTCCGGCACGGTGGCCGAAGACGTCGCGCGATTCGTCAGGGCGTGGCCATCCGTCACGGTGCTGGATGAGGGCGTGCGGCCGGAATACTCGACTCTGGAGATGCGCCCCGAGCACTCGGCGACCGGCGCGACCCTGCTGCTGCGCGAAGGGTGCCTGCGCGCGCGCAAGGAGGGATGGGACGAGGAGCATCTCGTCATTCCCTTCGGCCCGATCGACTTGTTCCGCGATGCGCAGGGCTATCTCGCCGTAGGGCAGCCCGATGGCGCCGCGGAATACCAGCTGCGCATCGGCGAGCCGGGCGGCCTGGTCTGGCTCAGCCCCGTCGATGACGCGCAGCTGGAAGGCGTGGCCGCCTTCCGCGAGGCCTGCGGTGATGCGCCCATCGCCCTGATGACCGGCACGCCCAAGCGCCTGCCCGATTGCTCGGCGGCCTTCCTCGCGATCGAAGCGGAGAAGCAGCGGCATTACGACGCCGCCTATGCCGCGCAGAAGGATGAGGCCGAAGCCTGCCGAGCCGCAAACGAGAGCCGCGCCGCCGTGGAATCGAAGCGCGTTGGCCCCCGCACGCCGCCTGCGCCCTGCCCTCCATTGCTGAACACGCCGCCTCCCATCGAGGCCATCGGCGGGGACGTATGCCGCCATCCCGATGCGCCGGTCACGCCCGGGCCGAAGCCGCAGATGCCCCCGCCCCCGCCGCCCGGGCTGTCGGAGAGCACCATCGTGCGCTGAGCGGGCTGATCAGTCTTCCCAGCTCTCCAGCACGCAGCCCTGTCCCTCGCGGTAAGTCGCCGTTTCGCTGGCGACCAGCGGTACGCGGGCGGTCACGCTCTGCTTCGCCTCATCCTCGCTGAGGAACACGGCCCACATGCTGTCTTCCAGGTCGGCGCGGCAGCTATCCAGATCGCGCCCGCCGACATATTTGCAGGAGCACGCGATGCGCGCGCCGTAAGCCGCGCCTGCGCCGGACATGCCGGTGATCGGGGCGCGCCAGAACCATGCCGCCGCTGCCACAACCAGCAGCAGCACGACCAGCACGCGCAGCCATGTGCGCTTCGCCTTGGGTCCGGTGCGACGCTTTGCGGTTGCCATGTCCACCTGCTTGGGGAAGAGACGCGGACGACATGTCGCGCCGGTCCCGCTCCCCTAACCCGCTTGCCCGCCTGCTGCCAGCCCTGTTGGCCGCGGCGGTGCTGGCAGGCTGCGGCAGCGATGGCCCGCCGCCCGAACCGCCCCTGCCCGAAAGCGCTCTGGAAGCGGTGGTGGAAAGCCCGGGCGTGGAGCGCGAGAAGCTGGCCCGCAAGATCGATGCGCTGTTCACGGCCGAGGGCATCGGGGAGACGCGCGCGGTTATCGTGATGCACCGCGGCGAGGTGGTGGCCGAACGCTATGCCGAGGGCTTTGGCCCGGGCACGCGCTTCATCGGCTGGTCGCTGTCCAAGACGGTGACGGGGCTGATGATCGGCGCGCTGGTGGCCGAAGGGCAGCTGGCGCTGGACGAATCGCCGCCCATCCCGCGTTGGCAGCGGAGCGGCGATCCGCGCGGCGAGATCACGATTCGCCAGCTGCTGCAGATGCGCAGCGGGCTGCGGCATGCCGAGGCGAGCGACCCGGTCTACGAATCCCCGGAAGTGCGGATGATGTTCCTCGACGGGCGCGACGACATGGCAGCCTGGGCGCAGGCGCAGCCGCTGGAGCATGAGCCGGGCGCCGAGTTCGACTATTCCACCAACACCTCCGTCATCCTGGCGGACGTGGCGGCGCGCGTGCTGGCACCGGGCGCCGGGCCTGATGCGCGGCGCGAGGCGGTGGCGGGCTTCCTCGAATCGCGGCTGGCAACGCCCATGGGCGCGCCCAGCTTCACCGGCGAATTCGATGCCCAGGGCACCATGCTGGCCGGGTCCAACATCTGGGCCACGGCGCGCGACTGGGCGAAACTGGGCGAGCTGCTGCGCAATGGCGGCAGCAAGGGCGGCGTGCAGCTGGTACCGCGCAGTTGGGTGGACTTCATGCGCCGTCCCAGCCCGCGGGCAAGCGATTACGGCGCGCATCTCTGGCTCAATCGCGCATCGGGTAATGACCGCACGGTGCTGTGGCCCGCGCAGGGTCCGGACACCGCCTTTGCCGCCGTTGGCCACCTCGGCCAGTATGTCGTGGTTTCGCCCGAGCAGGGCCTGACCGTGGTTCGGCTGGGCAAGAGCACGAATGAGGAGCGAGACCTGATGGTCCCGCTGCTGGCCGAGCTCTTTGCGCTTTACCCGCTGACGTAGAAGCGGCCTTCCACCACCGTCACGCATTGCCCGCCGAGCCACGCGCGCTCGCCGCCATCGCTCTTGGCAAGCCTGCACGCCACATCGCCGCCCCGCGCGCTGGCCTGGTGTGCAGTGAAGGCATCGCGCCCCAGCTTCGCAGCCCAGAACGGGGTGAGCGCCGCGTGGGCGGAGCCGGTCACGCTGTCCTCATCCACCCCGCCGCCGGGCACGAAGACCCGGCTGACGACGTCGGTGCGGTCGCCCGGCGCGGTGCAGATGAACTGGTCGTCCCCCAGTGCGCCCAGCCCGCGGATGTCGGGTGACAGCGCGCGCACCTCATCCTCGCTGCCGAACAGGTAGATGCCGTAGCGATCCGGGTTCAGCCACACCTCCTGCGGCTGCGCGCCCAGCAAGGCCGCCGCTTCGGCCCACTCGCCCTGCTCGGTCGGGATCGCAGGCAGAGCCAGCTCGTATCCCGCATCGCTGCGACGCACCTCGAGCACGCCGGCCTTGCGGGTGCGGAAAGTGACCCGGTCGCCGCCATTCTGGCCCAGCAGCACATGACCGCTCGCCAGCGTGGCATGGCCGCACAGGCGGATCTCGCAGGTCGGCGTGAACCAGCGCAGCTCGTAATCGGCCTCGCCCGTGGCATCGGGCACCAGGAAGGCGGTTTCCGCGAAGTTGTTCTCTTCCCCGATGGCTTGCAGCACCGCGTCCGGCAGCCATTCCACGAGCGGCATCACGGCCGCCTGGTTGCCGGTAAACGGGCGCGAG
This genomic interval from Paraurantiacibacter namhicola contains the following:
- a CDS encoding serine hydrolase domain-containing protein; this translates as MSRRSRSPNPLARLLPALLAAAVLAGCGSDGPPPEPPLPESALEAVVESPGVEREKLARKIDALFTAEGIGETRAVIVMHRGEVVAERYAEGFGPGTRFIGWSLSKTVTGLMIGALVAEGQLALDESPPIPRWQRSGDPRGEITIRQLLQMRSGLRHAEASDPVYESPEVRMMFLDGRDDMAAWAQAQPLEHEPGAEFDYSTNTSVILADVAARVLAPGAGPDARREAVAGFLESRLATPMGAPSFTGEFDAQGTMLAGSNIWATARDWAKLGELLRNGGSKGGVQLVPRSWVDFMRRPSPRASDYGAHLWLNRASGNDRTVLWPAQGPDTAFAAVGHLGQYVVVSPEQGLTVVRLGKSTNEERDLMVPLLAELFALYPLT
- a CDS encoding PhzF family phenazine biosynthesis protein, translated to MPDTLPYWHVDAFASRPFTGNQAAVMPLVEWLPDAVLQAIGEENNFAETAFLVPDATGEADYELRWFTPTCEIRLCGHATLASGHVLLGQNGGDRVTFRTRKAGVLEVRRSDAGYELALPAIPTEQGEWAEAAALLGAQPQEVWLNPDRYGIYLFGSEDEVRALSPDIRGLGALGDDQFICTAPGDRTDVVSRVFVPGGGVDEDSVTGSAHAALTPFWAAKLGRDAFTAHQASARGGDVACRLAKSDGGERAWLGGQCVTVVEGRFYVSG